The following is a genomic window from Engraulis encrasicolus isolate BLACKSEA-1 chromosome 13, IST_EnEncr_1.0, whole genome shotgun sequence.
caagCGGGGAGGAGGGAGGTAAGGTAGAGGGCGGCGTGACAGCCTTTATCAGCACTTCCTCTCAGTATCAAGTTGTAAAAGTTGAACTGATATTTGACTTCCCCTGCGTAAAGGAGGAGACTGgatgtctggagagagagagagagtgtgtgtgtgtgtgtgtgtgtgtgtgtgtgtgtgtgtgtgtgtgtgtgtgtgtgtgtgtgtgtgtgtgtgtgtgtgtgtgtgtgacagagagaatgagagagagagagagtgtgtgtgtgtgtgtgtgtgtgtgtgtgtgtgtgtgtgtgtgtgtgtgtgtgtgtgtgtgtgtgtgtgtgtgtgtgtgtgtgtgtgtgtgtgtgtgtgtgtgtgtgtgtgtcaagtcaagtaggtttattgtcaatttctttacatgcactggtcatacaaagaatttgaaattacatttcttgctttcccatacagacatagactaatctaggtaaggacatagacagtatagacatagacagtacttatacatggacttaagacagtatggacatagacagtgctcatacagacatttaaagtgcaagactggacaacagaagacttgtagaggacatacattaagaggtatttgttgtgcttttgtgcttttcctaaaaaaaaaagtcctttatagcgttctgacatggtaatagtagcattttgaagaaaaataaatattaaagaggtctgtcaagtacaccagcagcagtgtgtgtgtgtgtgtgtgtgtgtgtgtgtgtgtgtgtgtgtgtgtgtgtgtgtgtgtgtgtgtgtatgtgtgtgtatgtgtttagtgcaggtagaaggtgcggtgtgcgtcttgtgtgcgtgttcgtgtgtctgtgtgtgtgtgtgtgtgtgtgtgtgtgtgtgtgtgtgtgtgtgtgtgtgtgtgtgtgtgtgtgtgtgtgtgtgtgtgtcagtgtgtgtatgtttgggtttagtgcagaaagtgcagtgtgcttgtgtgtgtgtgtgtgtgtgtgtgtgtgtgtgtgtgtgtgtgtgtgtgtgtgtgtgtgtgtgtgtgtgtgtgtgtgacagagagcaagagagagaaagagagagagagagcggcagagagagagagagagagagagagagagagagagagagagagagagagagagagagagagagagagagagagagagagagagagagagagagggagtatgtgtgtgtgtgtgtggggggggtgctctCTCTCAGGCGGCTATGAGTGCAAGGGTGTGTCCTCAGTCACGCACCTTGAGCATCTGATACACAGGCACGGTGGCACCACCAGTGACCTGGCATCCTCACCTACCTACACAGGCACCTTACAAGTGTTTACAGCAGCCAATGAAGACCAGGAGATTTAGATTGAGGATACGTACAGTTGTTCCCATCAGATAAAAATCTCCAAATCACTCCTTCACAGGTGAGCAGACTCTTGGAGGGAAAACTGAAATGGAGTTCTTATGCCCAGCCACCCATAACAGTGGGGTTGGATAAGCTGAGCCAAACTCTGCTCAAATTTGAAAATAACCACATGCTCTCCGAGTGAATGTGCCAGGCATTGCACAGGATACTAAGTACTATTTGATAACCATAACCTGTCAAACCCAATTATAATCATTCAACTTCTGTAAAAGTACTATGATGGTTTCACAGTCAGTATGCTGGTGAAAACACAAAAGCCAGTCTTGCACACTATGGATAGTATGGCTGTGTGTAGGAGGGGAAAATCCATAGTAGAACTTGATTGTTCtcacatgtaacggaggctaactagcacagagttggcgtggaacgttggtaaacctccctccgatagcctcatacagtctcgtgccgttgggccgagagactagtctcttggcccagcggtatcgtactgtgtcttccattgccgaaccgttgtagttgacgaggtcgcacgttcgatccccgaggggggtgaacaggtgcaagatgacctccgtcacagtggtgccgtatgacccgggatgggagtgaggtttaagggggagagtgtaacggaggctaactagcacagagttggcgtggaacgttggtaaacctccctccgatagcctcatacagtctcgtgccgttgggccgagagactagtctcttggcccagcggtatcgtactgtgtcttccattgccgaaccgttgtagttgacgaggtcgcacgttcgatccccgaggggggtgaacaggtgcaagatgacctccgtcacacacacatttctaaatTGGCATCACTGTTTTGTGAGACCCATGGTAGCCATAACCTCAGGCCAATTATAGTCCTTCTCCCCCCAAAGTTATATGTCAGGGATAAGGGGAATGAGACGCaccaaatgtaggctatgtggtCTCTTCAACATAGCCTGCCTCTCTCTGGCGTCCACACAGGGCTGGCCTGCTTCCTTAGATACGTGGTTTCATTTTAATTACCTATAGCTACTATAGCCTACTTCGACGGCCAAGCACAGTGTGCGTAAAATtaacttttgtcttttttttccaagACGTGAGAGTGTATCCGCCTTTTATCGCTGGTGACAAGGCAGAACTGTCAAACAAAAGCGATGAGCTACCCTGCGTAAGGATGAACAAGGGTCAAGGAGAGAGCTGCTGTAGACCTTGTCTGCCGAGGTTGCacccaaagaagaagaaaaaaatatatggaGATGGACTGCAATGTCCACTTTCAGCTGGTCCATAGCTTCTAAAAACGGGTTAAGCCTACTTTAGGACAAACGTACTGTACAAAACACGCTCGCGCTCATAGTACCTACTCTTTGAAAACCACCTAACCTTCCAGGTTATGACTTAAGTGGCACCATCTAAACATAGACAAGGATAGCCTAGTGTACATCGCGCAGTGAATTTACACGGAAAagctgttttttatatatatatagttgcCATCCTACCTGTTTTGAAGAAAGCATCCGTATCAGAGTCATTGGGTCCCTCCTCGGCAGCTTCTGCGGAATTCATCTTCTTTCCTTGAGGTTCTCAGAACTGAACAGTGAAAGCAATATATCCAGTGAATAGTGTTGAAGGTGAAAAAGAGCATCAGTGCACGGGCATCTCCATGTTCTTGAGTTGCTGGTAGTGGCACCGTTCCTCAGTCCTTGCTCTGTGTCTTCTGCTTCTGCAATGAACAGCACCGTGTTTCGCTCTATTGTTTCGGATACAGCCTTCCTCAGCAAGCTCCGGCGCCACAATAGGACCCTCAGTGCATGTGACACAGAGGATGGCGCTTAGCGGTGCCAAATTACGATAACATTCAACTTGAGTTAAAATGTAAGTTTTGGCAGTCAAATAGAATAGAAAACCCGAATGAAACAATCCGCCGGCATTTTGAATAATTAGCACGAGTCTTGCGCTTGCTTGCTTACATTCGAGCGGTATCTTTAACAGTGAGTGATGTCACGCAATCTGCATAATGTTGGGGTGACTGGCTCCTTTGGGGCAAACTGAGATTTTTGTCTACATTTTGCCACAGAAGACAGCCTTTCCTAAATTCGAACCGTTCAGAGAGCACGCAGGCATACAAATTCCCAAGTCAGGACAAATTCCGTGAAGTTGGAGCTATAGTCTATTCTGGGTTTGCACTAGAAGACCGTATTTTCTTAACAATAGCAGCGATTCCCCGCGCCCTCCTTCCCAGCTAAACCCACGCCCCCCTCAGTCACTAGGCTACACAGAAGTTGTAAGCGCTGCCTTGTTGTGTTATTAACGCATTACTACATAGCTCACAAAATAGCTACCTAAATTCACTGACAAACTGTCTTGTATTTAAATAGCGTGTTGTTTTTGAATAATATAGGCTATTAGGGTGGTATCCATATCTACTCTGTGGAAGGCGCGCGCCGCTTCCATAGACTACACAACACCGTAACCAATCATACACTGGATTGAATGCAGCACATGTATGAGCTAATAAACAGGGAACAAAAACACACTATTGCAATATGTATGACAAAAGCCCCTCAAGTCTATGTGGGGGATGCGTGTCAGGCAATTACACCACTGCTTTACGCAAAACAGCAGAACACgcgggctgtgtgtgtgattcaacTCATGTAATTAATCTGGCCATATCTAACGCCAACGGTTTGATATATCACCATGGACTTGAATGGTATACATATCAAAAAGAACAACAGGATTAAGTTTAAGATGCAATTCTATTCAGTGTTGCCGTAAAACCAGAACCAGGCAAAAACAGTCTGTTCGCCTATTCTAATTGAAGGCGAACACTGCCCTCTagtgattcttttttttaaacgcaCTAATTTGTTTGGGCTACGTCACTTATTCCTGGGATACATTCTATTTTGAAAATCCATACAACAACACTCCATAAACTCTGTCATTCTTTCGGCGTTGGGCGTAACGTGGGTGTAAACATACAGCAGCTTTAGTCAAAGCTGTCATCAAGTGAATTGGGCAAAGAGGGCGAGAGAAATGTCTCAGTCAAGAGAAGATGATGTTTTTATCCCAGACACACTGATAGAGTTTCTGAAGCATTATACAAAAGCTGTCATCCGAACTCAGCCAGAAGATGTTCTACAATGGTCACATAAGTAAGTCTACTGTGAATGTAAGTTAGAACACAGAAATCAGTTTAGAAGAATGTCTCACACTCTATTACCATGATAATATAATGTAAAGTCATTTTGTACaatttgaataggcctatttcaatgaaaaaaatattttaaaggtaggcctacactgtgtgagatttttagtttttcatttccggaattcatgctacccattcactaatgttacctctttcatgaatacttaccaccaccatcaaattctaagcattctttatgactggaaaaattgcacttatcatacatgaaaagggggatcttctccatggtccgccattttgaatttccaaaaatagccatttttagctgcaaaaatgcctGTACTTGgaccttactagaaaatatttgtttaatacttagtaaactttcatgtaaagatcaaatttggcaatggccAGCCCAATTTCTatatgcagcatagttgcagtaccttttttgaccatttcctgcacagtgtccctttaacaagcaCTTCATTGTTGTGTGAAGTTGTTGACCCTTGATAGAAAAACCATGCGTTTCATCCATGTTTTTCAATATATAGGTATTTTGCAGCACTGGTAAAGGAGGATCCTCTGCCTATAGACCAACCCTCAGATCATGCTGTACATAATGTAAGAAAGCTTACTACAGACATATTGGCGCAGCTACATGGTCAGGTAAGATGTGACATAGGCTATGGCTTGTAACCCATGTCTCATACGTTATAAATAGATATTAATAATAATTCTGAATTTCTCAGTGAATTGCTCTGATGAAGTCACCCACCCAAATTACTGTGGAACATTTAAGCCAATGAAGAAGAGCTGTGGCCTAGTGCTGAACGAGATGGACTTAAGATCAAAgtgctgcaggttcaaatcctatcCACCttcccactccctatctcaccccatggctgaggtgcccttgagcaaggcacggcacctaaccccactctgctctagggactgtaactgaTACCCTATACTTAAAAAGTAActtcaagtcactttggataaagacATTAgacaagtataatgtaatgtaatgcaacaaaAAGGAAAATGTCCAATGTATTTTTCAACTATGACACTGTAGCCAGGCCGGTCGACATgagaggacaaaggggtatgttgtcctgggcccagggagataggggtcccagaattgcattcccattacattgtatgtattgggttgggggccttttcagatgactttgtcctgggcccacaaaaagctgtcagcggccctgctgtagCCCTAACAACTGTACTACACTGACTCTACTTCACCTTTCAGTTGGGTAAGAAAAAGATGGTGAGCCAGAGAGTCATCGTGCTGACATGGAAGTCATATAATCTGGCGGAGAACTGCTTGACTGAGGCCTTCACTCTAGGACGCTTTGGAGAACAGCTGGACTGGATGCAGTTCCTTCTTCTCTGTTGCAATTTCCTGGGGAAGGtgattatgataataataataataataataataataataataataatgataatacatcaaatttgtatagcgcttttctaaatacccaaagacgctttacagaacatgtaacataaaacaaaaacatgaacagacattcaaagacatacagaacacaacacaacacaacggcaatggaaagttttttttttgtccataaatcatgacggtatggagcgttcacagtagtggagaaatatggaCAATTATGGACAAGACTGGCCTCAGACCCGCTGATAGGGGATGGacgaatgggtcagttgtccctgggtCCAAATTACATTGTGAGATGGGGGGCCCCTTTGAgtagcctgactatcatcgactttcaaatctcttcgagacgtggtctgacctagagcatcaATTGACCTTTCCAAACCAGTCACAATTCTTAAGACACCAAAATGTATAGTGTgtgggttttatttttttttcagacaaaCCATTTAATTGAATCCCAATGAAAACACTGCATTATCAGCCCTTCAGTATTTCATGAATTTGGAGGATTACTTCTATTTACGTTATTCAATTATTATTTCAATTTTGATTATTTCATTTTTCACAGTCTTTCACATTATTTTTCAAGTTGATGCACAATAACTTGTATTGCTTTGCTTTGGTGGTAATGAGTCACTCACCATGACACCAGTTAGTACTAGTATAAACTACTGTAtaatcgtcgtcgtcgtcgtcgtcatcatcatcattatcatcatcatcatcatcatcttataatatatatttaaagttttaaaaaatatatattattttatgtgcacagacgcgttgcggcgtgtgccttcctcagtgtgcaactgaaggcacacgccgaaacgcatctgtacacatttttttttttttaaaggtgcgcCCCTTTCCATTGAGTTTTAAGTGTTTCATTTGGGCCTGCACCCTTACAATTAATCAAGAAACCCTGGGTGAACCCTGCTACAATAAGTCTAAAAAAGGTAGCCATACCAATGTTTTCACATATTGGATTGATATCTAACAGAGTTGCATCTGGGGATTGTGAGAGTCCTTATAATACAATTTTGAGACTTTTCCAGACGACACAGGAACTTAAACAACTTAAACATTCCTCAAGAGAGCCTGTAAAGTATTTAGTCCTGAGTTACAGAATAGTTTACTAGCCCTGCaactccttgatttttttcagcaatatcctcaggcAGGCATTgtatgctacttggagtttacgcagGGTCTCTTTTTTGTAGCTGACCAGAAATGATTTCTTACTAATATGTTTGCTTGGACTTTACTGATAATAAAACTTGTACTATACTTGGACTAAATACTGtgactatactactactacttataataataataataataatgatgataatattcataataataatattcataacaattcttattcttcttattatttttattaaatTGCAAAATTATTTCCTGTATCTGGCTATTTGACAGAACACCAGAATGGCTCTGTACCATGCCTGTCACATCCTGAACACTGACCCGGGCAAGCCGTTTGACCCCTGCGTAACCTTCAGCCTCTTCAGATTCATGTTTACCTTTCTCGCCCATGCTACTAACACGCTCACAAAGACACAGGTTACGGAAACCCTCTTCCATCTCCAACAAA
Proteins encoded in this region:
- the LOC134461634 gene encoding ropporin-1-like isoform X1, which produces MSQSREDDVFIPDTLIEFLKHYTKAVIRTQPEDVLQWSHKYFAALVKEDPLPIDQPSDHAVHNVRKLTTDILAQLHGQLGKKKMVSQRVIVLTWKSYNLAENCLTEAFTLGRFGEQLDWMQFLLLCCNFLGKNTRMALYHACHILNTDPGKPFDPCVTFSLFRFMFTFLAHATNTLTKTQVTETLFHLQQKTKDGMIKVSDFYADSRIILDPPQRTPL
- the LOC134461634 gene encoding ropporin-1-like isoform X2, producing the protein MYFAALVKEDPLPIDQPSDHAVHNVRKLTTDILAQLHGQLGKKKMVSQRVIVLTWKSYNLAENCLTEAFTLGRFGEQLDWMQFLLLCCNFLGKNTRMALYHACHILNTDPGKPFDPCVTFSLFRFMFTFLAHATNTLTKTQVTETLFHLQQKTKDGMIKVSDFYADSRIILDPPQRTPL
- the LOC134461634 gene encoding ropporin-1-like isoform X3, which gives rise to MVSQRVIVLTWKSYNLAENCLTEAFTLGRFGEQLDWMQFLLLCCNFLGKNTRMALYHACHILNTDPGKPFDPCVTFSLFRFMFTFLAHATNTLTKTQVTETLFHLQQKTKDGMIKVSDFYADSRIILDPPQRTPL